One region of Brachybacterium saurashtrense genomic DNA includes:
- the lpdA gene encoding dihydrolipoyl dehydrogenase, which yields MAETTTDQFDVVILGGGSGGYAAALRGAQLGQKIALVEKDKLGGTCLHRGCVPTKALLHVGELADAPSEASAAGVDLTLNGIDATKVLGFKDKIIGRLYKGLQGLVKSRKVEYVEGFGKLTGANTVTVETESGTRTLTGKNVILASGSFSKTLPGIDLGGRFLDSEAALQLAEVPKNPIILGGGVIGVEFASIWKSLGAESVTIVEGLPHLVANEDEALSKALERAYKKRGIAVSLGVFTEKAEQTEDGVKVTLADGTVFEGDYLLVAVGRGPNTSGMGYEEQGIEMDRGFVLAHEETLETNVPGVYAVGDIVPGLQLAHRGFAQGIFVAERIAGLNPAPIVESGIERITYCEPELGSVGLTEKQAKEQLGEDAVEAYEYNLGGNGKSQILGTTGFIKLVREKDGPIIGVHMIGTRTSELMGEALLIVNWEAYPEDVASLIHGHPSQHEAMGEAALALAGKPLHAHA from the coding sequence GTGGCGGAGACAACCACTGACCAGTTCGACGTCGTGATCCTGGGCGGTGGCAGCGGCGGCTATGCGGCCGCGCTGCGCGGGGCCCAGCTCGGCCAGAAGATCGCGCTCGTGGAGAAGGACAAGCTCGGTGGCACCTGCCTGCACCGCGGCTGCGTCCCCACCAAGGCGCTGCTGCACGTGGGCGAGCTCGCCGACGCGCCGTCCGAGGCGAGCGCCGCCGGCGTGGACCTCACCCTGAACGGCATCGACGCCACGAAGGTGCTGGGCTTCAAGGACAAGATCATCGGCCGCCTGTACAAGGGCCTGCAGGGTCTGGTGAAGTCCCGCAAGGTCGAGTACGTGGAGGGCTTCGGGAAGCTCACCGGCGCGAACACCGTCACGGTCGAGACCGAGTCCGGCACCCGCACGCTCACCGGCAAGAACGTCATCCTCGCCTCGGGCTCCTTCTCGAAGACCCTGCCGGGCATCGACCTGGGCGGCCGCTTCCTGGACTCCGAGGCCGCCCTGCAGCTCGCCGAGGTCCCGAAGAACCCGATCATCCTGGGCGGCGGTGTGATCGGCGTCGAGTTCGCCTCGATCTGGAAGTCGCTGGGCGCGGAGTCGGTGACCATCGTCGAGGGCCTGCCCCATCTGGTGGCGAACGAGGACGAGGCGCTGTCCAAGGCGCTCGAGCGCGCGTACAAGAAGCGCGGGATCGCCGTCTCGCTGGGCGTGTTCACCGAGAAGGCCGAGCAGACCGAGGACGGCGTGAAGGTCACCCTGGCCGACGGCACGGTCTTCGAGGGCGACTACCTGCTGGTCGCCGTGGGCCGTGGCCCGAACACCTCCGGCATGGGCTACGAGGAGCAGGGCATCGAGATGGATCGCGGCTTCGTGCTCGCGCACGAGGAGACCCTCGAGACCAACGTGCCCGGCGTGTACGCCGTGGGCGACATCGTCCCCGGCCTGCAGCTCGCCCACCGCGGCTTCGCCCAGGGCATCTTCGTGGCCGAGCGGATCGCCGGGCTGAACCCCGCGCCGATCGTCGAGTCCGGCATCGAGCGCATCACCTACTGCGAGCCGGAGCTCGGTTCGGTGGGCCTCACCGAGAAGCAGGCCAAGGAGCAGCTGGGCGAGGACGCCGTGGAGGCCTACGAGTACAACCTCGGCGGCAACGGCAAGTCCCAGATCCTCGGCACCACCGGCTTCATCAAGCTGGTGCGCGAGAAGGACGGCCCGATCATCGGCGTCCACATGATCGGCACGCGCACCTCGGAGCTGATGGGCGAGGCCCTGCTCATCGTCAACTGGGAGGCCTACCCCGAGGACGTCGCCTCCCTCATCCACGGCCACCCCTCGCAGCACGAGGCCATGGGCGAGGCCGCCCTCGCTCTCGCCGGCAAGCCGCTGCACGCCCACGCCTGA
- the sucB gene encoding 2-oxoglutarate dehydrogenase, E2 component, dihydrolipoamide succinyltransferase: MSETVKMPALGESVTEGTVTRWLKGVGDTVEVDEPLLEVSTDKVDTEIPSPVAGTIEKILVEEDEDAEVGADLVVIGDGSGAEGSGADDSGAEEPAEADEPAEETEDLASDETTAPSTEEPAQSQQSSGSEASSSGEAASGEDVTMPALGESVTEGTVTRWLKGVGDTVEVDEPLLEVSTDKVDTEIPSPVAGTLLEIRVQEDEDAEVGSVLAVIGSGEAAAAPAEEPAAPAPKAEEKPAAQEAPKQEAPKQEAPAEKLAAAAPAKAESAPAAAPAPKAADAVSGAESSGYVTPLVRKMAADAGVDLSSVSGSGLGGRIRKQDVQKAIEAQKSAASAPAAAPAAASAPAAPAVEVSSKRGTEEKMPRIRKVIGQRMMESLHEMAQLTTAVEVDVTRIAKLRARTKDEFAAREGAKLTFLPFLMMAAIEGLKTYPQLNSTIDGDKIVYHGSENIGMAADTERGLVVPVIKNAGDLNLAGLARQIGDLGSRAKGNKLVPDDLQGATFTITNTGSGGALWDTPIVPAPQVGILGTGTITKRPAVVQNAEGDDSIAIRSMMYLFLSYDHRMVDGGDAARFLTFMKKRLEEGAFEGELGL, from the coding sequence ATGTCTGAAACCGTGAAGATGCCAGCTCTCGGTGAATCGGTCACCGAGGGCACCGTGACCCGCTGGCTCAAGGGCGTCGGCGACACCGTCGAGGTGGACGAGCCGCTGCTCGAGGTGTCGACCGACAAGGTCGACACCGAGATCCCCTCCCCCGTGGCCGGGACGATCGAGAAGATCCTGGTCGAGGAGGACGAGGACGCCGAGGTGGGCGCCGATCTCGTCGTCATCGGCGACGGCTCCGGTGCCGAGGGCTCCGGCGCTGACGACTCCGGTGCCGAGGAGCCGGCCGAGGCCGACGAGCCCGCCGAGGAGACGGAGGATCTCGCGTCCGACGAGACCACCGCCCCCTCCACCGAGGAGCCCGCGCAGTCCCAGCAGTCCTCCGGGAGCGAGGCCTCCTCCTCCGGCGAGGCGGCCTCCGGCGAGGACGTCACGATGCCGGCGCTCGGCGAGTCCGTCACCGAGGGCACCGTGACCCGCTGGCTCAAGGGCGTCGGCGACACCGTCGAGGTGGACGAGCCGCTGCTCGAGGTCTCGACCGACAAGGTCGACACCGAGATCCCCTCCCCCGTGGCCGGGACCCTGCTCGAGATCCGCGTCCAGGAGGACGAGGACGCCGAGGTCGGCTCCGTGCTCGCCGTGATCGGCTCGGGCGAGGCCGCGGCCGCGCCCGCCGAGGAGCCGGCCGCTCCCGCGCCGAAGGCCGAGGAGAAGCCCGCCGCGCAGGAGGCGCCGAAGCAGGAGGCACCGAAGCAGGAGGCACCGGCGGAAAAGCTCGCGGCCGCTGCCCCCGCGAAGGCCGAGTCCGCTCCGGCGGCCGCGCCTGCGCCGAAGGCCGCCGATGCGGTCTCCGGGGCGGAGTCCTCCGGCTACGTGACCCCGCTGGTGCGCAAGATGGCCGCGGACGCCGGGGTGGATCTCTCCTCCGTGTCCGGGTCCGGCCTGGGCGGCCGTATCCGCAAGCAGGACGTGCAGAAGGCGATCGAGGCGCAGAAGTCCGCGGCCTCGGCGCCGGCCGCCGCTCCTGCCGCGGCCTCCGCTCCGGCCGCGCCCGCGGTCGAGGTCTCCTCGAAGCGCGGCACCGAGGAGAAGATGCCGCGCATCCGCAAGGTGATCGGCCAGCGCATGATGGAGTCGCTCCATGAGATGGCGCAGCTGACCACCGCGGTGGAGGTCGACGTGACCCGCATCGCGAAGCTGCGTGCCCGCACGAAGGACGAGTTCGCCGCCCGTGAAGGCGCCAAGCTCACGTTCCTGCCGTTCCTGATGATGGCCGCGATCGAGGGTCTGAAGACCTACCCGCAGCTGAACTCCACCATCGACGGCGACAAGATCGTCTACCACGGCTCCGAGAACATCGGCATGGCCGCGGACACCGAGCGCGGCCTGGTCGTGCCGGTGATCAAGAACGCCGGGGACCTGAACCTGGCGGGTCTGGCCCGCCAGATCGGCGATCTCGGGTCCCGCGCCAAGGGCAACAAGCTCGTGCCGGACGATCTGCAGGGCGCCACCTTCACGATCACGAACACCGGTTCGGGCGGCGCCCTCTGGGACACTCCGATCGTGCCCGCGCCCCAGGTGGGCATCCTGGGCACCGGCACCATCACGAAGCGTCCCGCCGTGGTGCAGAACGCCGAGGGCGACGACAGCATCGCGATCCGCTCGATGATGTACCTGTTCCTCTCCTACGACCACCGGATGGTCGACGGGGGCGACGCCGCCCGCTTCCTCACCTTCATGAAGAAGCGGCTCGAGGAAGGTGCCTTCGAGGGCGAGCTGGGTCTGTGA
- the lipB gene encoding lipoyl(octanoyl) transferase LipB codes for MLDVIRLGFSEPVPGGDRHEEFGLPPGPVDYRAAWALQRELHAEVVAGQRPDTLLLLEHLPVYTAGKLTEEHERPRDGAEVVDIDRGGKITWHGPQQLVGYPLVKLPVPIDVVGFVRALEHTLIDVCAQVGVPTTPVEGRSGVWVAPEGEEARKVCAIGMRVSKRATMHGFALNCANELSWAQNVIPCGIDDAGVTSLSREAGRRIAVADVVDIAAEAMTALVAHRTSPRPV; via the coding sequence ATGCTCGATGTGATCCGCCTCGGTTTCAGCGAGCCGGTGCCCGGAGGGGACCGGCACGAGGAGTTCGGCCTGCCCCCGGGGCCGGTGGACTACCGCGCGGCCTGGGCCCTGCAGCGCGAGCTCCACGCCGAGGTGGTCGCCGGGCAGCGTCCCGACACCCTGCTGCTGCTGGAGCATCTGCCGGTGTACACCGCGGGCAAGCTCACCGAGGAGCACGAGCGGCCGCGGGACGGCGCCGAGGTGGTGGACATCGACCGCGGCGGCAAGATCACCTGGCACGGGCCGCAGCAGCTGGTGGGCTACCCGCTGGTCAAGCTGCCCGTCCCGATCGACGTGGTGGGCTTCGTCCGTGCGCTCGAGCACACCCTGATCGACGTCTGCGCCCAGGTGGGGGTGCCGACGACGCCCGTGGAGGGACGCAGCGGCGTGTGGGTGGCGCCGGAGGGCGAGGAGGCGCGGAAGGTGTGCGCCATCGGGATGCGCGTCTCCAAGCGCGCCACCATGCACGGCTTCGCCCTGAACTGCGCGAACGAGCTCTCCTGGGCCCAGAACGTGATCCCCTGCGGGATCGACGACGCCGGGGTGACGAGCCTGAGCCGGGAGGCCGGCCGCCGGATCGCGGTGGCGGACGTGGTCGACATCGCGGCGGAGGCGATGACCGCTCTCGTGGCGCACCGCACCTCGCCCCGGCCCGTCTGA